A portion of the Granulosicoccus antarcticus IMCC3135 genome contains these proteins:
- a CDS encoding heme-binding protein, translated as MATLRKLSLTMTAMLLTIVVSSCSEGTPSGDPSGADSTVGCDGSCFESGEFLTIADVEQVIAQSVQEALARNVNATIGVVDRVGNVLGVYRMGEREERFVVLSTDFTDTDGIIDAVADQTFAVTGGLEGIKLPLPDDSGAGTFAPFNLDHLAAISKAITGAYLSSEGNAFTSRTANQIVQEHFNPGEDFQPGGPLFGVQFSQFGCSDFTPFQQDDQIAAGTFAVGPRPSPLGLAADPGGLPLYKNGAVVGGIGVMADSIYGIDKFVADIDADIDETIAIAGTFGFGAPLDRRDRITVEGKVFRYADADFNNLMTNPIQAPALSTNDADVGALIAVRGFTNGDLKEGTVFGQPDSGIRASDGVSTGENFDNELDAFIFVDENNQPRFPPVDSTDPTLTAEQRLSSADVASILSNALDVANRARAQIRRPLGTPARVTISVVDTRGEVLGMIRGRDAPIFGADVSLQKARTSAFFSSPDAADYFQAPSLNNPDGADATSGFPLVTYIQPGPTLGTPLLVESNITDYVTAAQSFIGPTALADGAFAFSDRAGGNLSRPFFPDGINGTDPGPFSKPPGEWSVFSTGLQLDLAYNALLTGVVFAAANSPDGVSTEPEDLSAGAPRPPFAGGCAGKGLNILGRPQVSEVSDSRLANGLQIFPGSVPIYRDDTLIGAIGVSGDGVDQDDMISFLGVNNAGLEVGGFGNAPMSMRADQLTPKDVRLRFVQCPQSPFIDSMEDNVCAGL; from the coding sequence ATGGCTACGTTGCGTAAACTGTCACTAACCATGACAGCCATGTTACTAACGATAGTGGTTAGCAGTTGCTCGGAAGGGACCCCCTCCGGCGATCCGAGTGGAGCTGACTCGACCGTAGGCTGCGATGGCAGTTGTTTCGAATCCGGGGAATTTCTAACTATTGCCGATGTTGAGCAAGTCATTGCACAAAGCGTTCAAGAAGCACTTGCACGCAACGTGAACGCAACGATTGGTGTTGTCGATAGAGTTGGCAATGTTCTCGGCGTCTATCGCATGGGAGAGCGTGAAGAGCGATTTGTCGTACTGTCGACAGACTTTACTGATACAGACGGCATTATCGATGCAGTTGCAGATCAGACCTTTGCCGTCACGGGTGGCCTTGAAGGCATAAAACTACCTTTGCCCGATGACTCAGGTGCTGGAACATTCGCGCCGTTCAACCTGGACCACCTTGCCGCAATTTCAAAGGCGATTACGGGTGCTTACTTGTCCTCGGAAGGCAATGCATTCACCAGTCGCACTGCAAACCAGATCGTGCAGGAACATTTCAATCCGGGTGAGGACTTTCAACCGGGTGGTCCTCTGTTCGGTGTGCAATTCAGCCAGTTTGGATGTTCGGATTTCACACCTTTTCAACAAGATGATCAAATCGCTGCGGGTACCTTTGCAGTGGGGCCAAGACCATCACCGCTGGGTCTTGCAGCAGACCCAGGTGGATTGCCGCTGTATAAAAATGGTGCGGTGGTTGGCGGCATTGGCGTGATGGCTGACAGCATTTATGGCATTGACAAGTTTGTTGCTGATATAGATGCCGATATTGACGAAACCATTGCTATTGCCGGAACATTTGGCTTTGGAGCGCCGCTGGATCGTCGTGATCGCATAACCGTCGAAGGTAAGGTATTTCGATACGCTGATGCAGATTTTAACAATCTCATGACAAACCCGATACAAGCACCTGCTCTTTCGACAAACGATGCAGATGTGGGCGCTCTCATTGCAGTACGAGGATTTACCAATGGAGATCTGAAAGAAGGCACTGTATTTGGTCAGCCAGACTCGGGAATTCGTGCATCGGATGGCGTCTCTACCGGAGAGAATTTCGATAATGAATTAGATGCATTCATTTTCGTGGATGAAAACAATCAGCCGCGTTTTCCTCCGGTGGACAGTACGGATCCGACGCTAACGGCTGAACAGCGACTCTCATCAGCGGATGTCGCATCCATATTGTCAAACGCACTGGATGTTGCTAACCGCGCTCGAGCACAAATCAGAAGACCACTTGGTACACCGGCACGAGTGACTATTTCTGTCGTCGATACTCGTGGGGAAGTATTAGGCATGATCAGAGGACGCGACGCTCCGATATTCGGAGCTGATGTGTCATTACAGAAAGCGCGCACGTCGGCATTTTTTTCCAGCCCTGATGCGGCCGATTATTTCCAGGCACCTTCATTGAATAACCCCGATGGAGCTGATGCGACAAGTGGTTTTCCATTAGTCACCTATATTCAGCCAGGACCGACTCTCGGTACACCACTACTGGTGGAGTCGAACATTACCGACTATGTCACTGCAGCCCAGTCGTTCATCGGCCCCACAGCGTTGGCTGACGGCGCTTTTGCTTTTTCAGATCGTGCTGGTGGCAATTTATCCCGACCGTTTTTCCCGGACGGGATCAACGGCACCGATCCCGGTCCATTCAGCAAACCACCCGGTGAATGGAGTGTCTTCTCAACCGGCTTGCAACTCGATCTGGCTTATAACGCGCTACTCACAGGTGTAGTGTTTGCTGCAGCCAACTCTCCTGATGGCGTTAGCACCGAACCTGAGGATCTGAGTGCCGGTGCGCCACGGCCTCCCTTTGCTGGTGGTTGTGCCGGCAAAGGCCTGAATATCCTCGGTCGACCACAAGTTAGCGAAGTGTCAGATTCGCGCCTGGCCAACGGACTACAGATCTTTCCCGGTAGTGTTCCCATCTATCGCGACGATACCTTGATCGGTGCTATCGGCGTTTCGGGAGACGGCGTAGACCAGGACGACATGATCTCCTTTCTTGGAGTAAACAATGCCGGTCTGGAAGTCGGTGGATTTGGCAACGCGCCCATGTCGATGCGAGCTGATCAATTAACACCA